The following proteins are co-located in the Tachysurus vachellii isolate PV-2020 chromosome 19, HZAU_Pvac_v1, whole genome shotgun sequence genome:
- the pa2g4b gene encoding proliferation-associated protein 2G4b has product MSGDDDQQEQTIADDLVVTKYKMGADIANMAMRALIEAAKPGISVLSLCEKGDAFITAETSKVFKKEKEIKKGIAFPTCVSVNNCVCHFSPLKSDPDYTLQDGDLVKIDLGVHVDGFISNIAHSLVVGASKEATVTGRKADVIKAAYLCAEAALRLVKPGNQNTQVTEAWNKIAESFKCTAIEGMLSHQLKQHIIDGEKTIIQNPSDQQRKDHEKAEFEVHEVYAVDVLISTGEGKAKDSGQRTTVYKRDPSKQYGLKMKTSRAFFSEVEKRYDTMPFTLRAFEDESKARLGVVECAKHELLQPFTVLHEKEGEYVAQFKFTVMLMANGPLRITSSPFEPELYKSEHEVQDPELKALLQSSVSRKAQKKKKKKASKTAETATGQPMEVETENAK; this is encoded by the exons ATGTCAGGAGACGACGACCAGCAAGAGCAGACCATCGCCGACGACCTGGTCGTCACCAAATACAAAATGGGCGCTGACATAGCGAACA TGGCTATGCGAGCTCTCATAGAGGCGGCCAAACCCGGCATTTCTGTGCTCAGCTTGTGTGAGAAAGGAGACGCTTTCATCACTGCTGAAACAAGCAAGGTGtttaaaaaggagaaagagatcAAGAAAG GTATCGCCTTCCCCACCTGTGTGTCCGTCAACAACTGCGTGTGCCACTTCTCTCCCCTGAAGAGTGACCCTGACTACACACTGCAGGATGGTGACCTGGTTAAAAt TGATCTCGGAGTTCATGTGGACGGCTTCATCTCCAACATAGCTCACAGCCTTGTGGTTGGAGCGTCCAAG GAAGCGACAGTGACGGGTAGGAAGGCAGATGTGATCAAAGCCGCCTACCTTTGTGCTGAAGCAGCTCTGCGGCTTGTTAAGCCTGGAAACCAG AACACTCAGGTCACTGAAGCCTGGAATAAGATTGCGGAGTCCTTCAAATGCACAGCCATAGAGG GAATGCTGTCCCATCAGCTGAAGCAGCACATCATTGATGGAGAGAAGACCATCATTCAGAACCCTTCAGACCAACAGAG GAAGGATCATGAGAAAGCTGAATTTGAGGTTCATGAAGTGTATGCTGTGGATGTGCTAATCAGCACAGGAGAGGGCAAG GCTAAAGACTCGGGACAGAGGACCACCGTTTACAAGCGAGACCCAAGCAAGCAGTACGGGTTGAAGATGAAGACCTCGAGGGCTTTTTTTAGTGAGGTGGAGAAGCGCTACGACACCATGCCTTTCACTCTCAG GGCGTTCGAGGATGAGAGCAAGGCTCGGCTGGGTGTTGTGGAGTGTGCCAAACACGAGCTGCTGCAGCCTTTCACCGTCCTGCATGAGAAGGAAG GTGAGTATGTGGCGCAGTTTAAATTCACAGTGATGCTGATGGCAAACGGACCCCTGAGAATCACCAGCAGTCCCTTCGAGCCGGAGCTCTACAAGTCCGAGCATGAAGTGCAGGATCCTGAGCTCAAG GCTTTGTTGCAAAGCTCAGTCAGCCGGAAGgcacaaaagaagaagaaaaagaag GCCTCTAAGACAGCAGAGACCGCCACAGGACAACCCATGGAGGTGGAGACTGAGAATGCCAAGTAG